A region from the Sulfuricurvum sp. genome encodes:
- a CDS encoding HAMP domain-containing sensor histidine kinase, giving the protein MTSHKGFLKTFSTISLQRKLLLFVVIALSLIFTLSGMFIYKLVNDTFIQSEKKHIEIISETLSTKVGIWYFINKDNAHLNMDEFLKKMLNNYHLENITFKDNNGNLISEVKSAEYTPDDPYNLNYEKAVYNPEEFNSQNKFGTLKIAYAHHMLKELSTKYYTVGVILVLLLTLYFYLEMRLLKELLTPLRKIASEIKGYMPGDKLVFESFSKHKDDVISEIVNGFLHMQHNIDEAMEKKEIEKENNRIKDAILMKQSRFIEMGTMINNIAHQWKQPLNIIELCITDLTLKSMMGTVDPEYQEKLFKDMHNQVAFMSKTIDIFKNFLDDDQNEKKMEVFTLKKAITDTMQLLGSTLDKKNVSITFNLDERASAYGSISEIEQVLLIIINNAIDALSTQITIECTREKTGNLLKIYDNGGGFSPEIIDKVFDAYFTTKHQSQGTGLGLFIAKMIVEIKLNGTIEAHNFNDGALFVIKLPFPPSPAAKK; this is encoded by the coding sequence TTGACATCCCATAAAGGCTTTTTGAAGACGTTCAGCACCATCTCATTGCAACGCAAACTGCTGTTGTTTGTCGTTATTGCGCTTTCCTTGATTTTTACGCTGAGCGGTATGTTTATCTATAAACTGGTTAACGACACTTTTATACAATCCGAAAAAAAACATATTGAAATTATCTCTGAAACACTTTCCACAAAAGTGGGCATATGGTATTTTATTAACAAAGATAATGCGCACCTCAATATGGATGAGTTCTTAAAAAAGATGCTCAACAACTACCACTTAGAAAACATAACCTTTAAAGACAATAACGGCAATCTGATATCCGAAGTCAAATCGGCTGAATATACCCCGGATGACCCCTATAATTTAAACTATGAAAAAGCCGTTTACAATCCGGAAGAGTTTAATTCACAGAACAAATTCGGAACCCTTAAAATAGCCTATGCCCACCATATGCTTAAAGAACTTTCGACGAAATACTACACCGTCGGGGTCATTCTCGTCCTGCTGCTTACCTTGTATTTTTATCTCGAGATGCGTCTATTAAAAGAGCTTCTTACCCCTCTACGAAAAATCGCTTCCGAAATCAAAGGCTATATGCCCGGTGATAAACTCGTTTTTGAATCATTTAGTAAACATAAAGATGACGTTATATCCGAGATCGTCAACGGATTTCTCCATATGCAGCACAACATTGACGAAGCTATGGAGAAAAAAGAGATCGAAAAAGAGAACAATAGAATCAAAGATGCTATTTTGATGAAACAATCACGATTTATCGAAATGGGGACCATGATCAATAATATTGCTCATCAGTGGAAACAACCGCTCAATATTATAGAACTATGCATTACCGATTTAACCCTTAAAAGTATGATGGGAACCGTCGATCCGGAATATCAAGAGAAACTGTTCAAGGATATGCATAATCAAGTGGCATTCATGTCAAAAACTATTGATATCTTTAAAAACTTTTTGGATGATGATCAAAATGAGAAAAAAATGGAGGTCTTTACCCTCAAAAAAGCTATCACAGACACAATGCAATTGCTGGGAAGCACATTAGATAAAAAAAATGTATCCATTACGTTTAATCTTGATGAAAGAGCATCCGCCTACGGCTCTATCAGTGAAATCGAACAGGTCTTATTAATCATCATCAACAATGCGATTGATGCCCTGAGCACTCAAATAACAATCGAATGCACGCGTGAAAAAACAGGTAATCTCCTTAAAATCTACGATAACGGGGGAGGATTTTCTCCGGAAATAATCGACAAAGTGTTTGATGCATATTTTACGACGAAACATCAATCTCAAGGGACCGGGTTGGGGCTATTCATTGCGAAAATGATTGTCGAAATAAAACTAAACGGTACGATAGAAGCGCATAATTTTAACGATGGGGCGCTGTTTGTCATCAAACTCCCTTTCCCTCCGTCGCCCGCTGCAAAAAAATAG